AACGATATAGGTTCAGATAAATAACGATAATAACTTGCaagtgataaaataatatgatgTTATACTTATGTATTTCTACTGTCAGATCAAACTAAgtctcttttttttaattttatatcattttaaataattgataatgatagttttattttatcaaataatttctaccaaaaaaaagcattaaaaaaaaacatatttaaagtttatttctttaataatattgaaatttttttctacaatatatgtcaatttttttaaaaataatataaataataatatttatttatttgcaTGGTTCgtaacttttcttttttaacattttaatatcattctGTGAAATTTTACCTTTTATCATTGAATTAAAGTTTACGCTGTAACATATActtattgataatttttttgatttatctATTTGTCCcataagataaattttataacctTTTTTCAAGTCTGAAATCCCACATGATGCAGAAGTAGAAGCTGTATAAATATGATGTGAAAGTCTCATCCCGCGTggctttttataaattttcaaatgatCTACATAATACCTAATTCCACGCGTACTTTGTGCTAAAGGTTTACCAAAAGAATCTTTTAGACGAGTAACACCTTTTACATGTACATatgaaactaaaaaaaataatcgaaactttttttaaaaacttactAAAATCCGCTTTACACATTGAATCTTTTGTTTTCTCATATCTACATTTACAGTTATGAATTGTTTGAAAAAGAgttgaaataaaaagaaacaaaaaaatagttttattcattattgtaaatcaaaataaattagttttagttttttttaatatactgtTATTAATCTGtacaaatttaatattttttttataaattttaattaaaaaaatattagctTTTTTAGTAGCTAAAGTTTATGTGtaattaatagaaaatattttttaagtaacaaaaataaaaaatcaacaatgtttatttataaactaaatattaatttttttatacagcaataatttgtaaaaaataaaagttatgttttatttatatattattacaacAACCTAATAAcaaagttaaaattatttttaaaaagatatactCAATACAtacttatttaaataacatcTACATCACTTGTTTTTGAGCTAAAAAGTATTGTTGCTTTTTCTAAATTAGAATTATCTTCTTGAAGGTGCTTCATCCATGCCATAGCAGATTCTCTACTATTATCTTCAAGAACAGCTAAAGCAAAAATAACTTTTCCTCCttgttgataaatattttttgtctttttaaattctcttaattttttttgtagcaAAATTCCATTGACCAAAAGTCAATGCAACTATTTCATGAACATCTTTATCAGGTTGAACgcctatttaaaaaaaatatataatttttattatcaaaaaaatatttttttttaatttaccNNNNNNNNNNNNNNNNNNNNNNNNNNNNNNNNNNNNNNNNNNNNNNNNNNNNNNNNNNNNNNNNNNNNNNNNNNNNNNNNNNNNNNNNNNNNNNNNNNNNNTTTTCACAAAAGTTGTAACTTTTAcagttatataaaagaattttatgtGTATAATTAACATATGAACAAAATATGGTCAactgaatatttttaaaaaaaaagaatgctGAAGAATTTTCATTAGTTGCATGCCATTTcattgtaaatttaaattaatttttaaattttataaatacaaacAAAAAGTTAtgcttttataaaatatttatataaaaaaaatttttatataaaaatttcttctgTAATCAATGAAGTTATAAAATCATAAATCATTACATAATGAATATAACatcaatttcatttaatttaataaaatatatttataataattaatattattgaattTATATCACAATTAAACATGGAAGACttatgtattttaataatattatttctatttatataaactatagtatataaaaataaacttgagaaaaacaaaattaataaaatgttgtaatattttaattattataaaaagcttaaaatttaacaaaaattaatctatttttattaattttttaataaatttctaaatctttttaaaataggtattattactataaaaatcttatataaattaagGAAAAATTACTtccaaaaaattatttttgtaaattaaatttttaaaaaaattttctaatttaaaaaatcactctgataatgataaatacaTTCATTtgtacaaaaaataattttttcattaagatattgtagtataaaaataaacaaaaataattttttgaggAAAAAAAAGCGGTTtgagatatatttttaaggcTGCAATTTGATATcaaattcttaaaaaataataacctttgctatataatatttactaaaacaaaaaaaaaattttttttctaaaaaaaacttatgcaaatttttgaaataatattagttaaactaaacattttaaaattgataaaaaaaattttagttaaacATTTAGCATTTCTCTTTCGACTGAAATAAGttccatttaaaaaaattctttcgTTCTTCAGATATAACGAAAAGAAAAAGtggtgttttttttttaattatttttttaaacgtgataaaataaagttaaaataaattctttgagataaatgaaaaagattGCAGGGTAATTTTGATAGTTTCAGTTTAAagagaatataaaaaaaatatattgtgaTTTAAGATGTGAAATTGGCTTCAGACTGATTTCACTTtgcaaaacttttttttatatataagttttactaaaattttttatatattatttgtgtatgttatattttttatatgtcatttatatttattaattttatatatactatatattgacattaaattatatataaaattatttaacaagaaaaattttttttcagttttaatttggtataaaaaaattcttaattagttttaattttctttagaGTACATTTTTCGATTTGTTGATAAAGTGAAAATTTATGTagttctttaaaatttttcagtTAAAACTAGTTTGGcttgaaataaatttacgGTTTCTGAGATATggtcaaaaaaaaagctttaaaatttgaaaaaaatttttttagaaatttaaaaacaaaaattatttattacaacTATATTGagaattaatctttttttctattaatacacaaagtttaaaaataaataataaagataaacgtattaattttaactattcacaacaattttattgcaaaatgtaatttgaaatattagtTCTGTTTATGAATTACTTTAttactatataaaaaaagatacaaTAATATTACCAAACTACATTctaatatattctttaagtacaatactttatattttttaaatatgaaatatacataatttgattttatattttgtgaCTTTGTAAtacatctaaaaaaataattataatatgtataatctttttacaaaaatgttttataatttcaataataaGTTCGTTATtaagaattataaaattaataataaattaatttatacaataaaaaaattaaaaaaaagaaatacttaatagaaaattatttttaaatgtgtttatatttcaaaaaatataaaaaaatgaatttttaaaatctatacataatttttatctttttttaattaaaaaatttagcaaaatgtaaaaaaaataaagaaatatttctaatgataaaaaataacaataaaattactattctaaatgttttttaaataaaacaaataacaaaaattcttaatttaattttttatttatattaccaacataaaagaaaaaaatgtaaaaatattaactttttttaagtattttaaaatcttttcctattgtcatattttaaaaaaagtttatttaaactaactattgaatctaaaaaaacagaataattttttaatatttatagttatcttatatttttataaaataaaataattatagtttttttttcgtttgcaaagtttttatatataaatttaaaaaaaaatcatttattttaaaagattttctgtgtcttaaaaaaattttaaaaaagaaaaatttatattatcatttttaaaaaaattctatttttaaaaattgttataatttttaattcagTCTATCTCATCACTTCAAAATCGTGAGTAAAACCGCAACTTTAGTCAAAAAAGCGCATTCTTggttaatatataaatttaaaaggtatttgaattttttttgacaaaaatttatttcattgatataattaaaaaaatatatagtttaCTAATCCAAGCCTTACAGagcattaaaattaaaacttaaaaaaagttttttttgttgtaaaataattttttctattttaatttgaataataaGCGTGTAAAAATGGTAGTTATCATTTGAACGATATAGCTTCAGATAAATGACGATTGTGCTATGATGATAATGGCTTACaagtgataaaataatatgatattaTACTTGTGTATTCGTACTGTTTGAGCAAACTAAGtttcgttttttttttaaattttatttcttttaaaataaataataagacaagtttattttatcaaataatttctacaaaaaaaagcattaaaaagaaacatacttaaagtttatttctttaataatattgaattatttttacaatatatgttaatttttttataaatagtataaatactaatatttatttatttgcaTGGTTCGTAACTTTTCTTTTCTAACATTTGAAGATCTTTCTCCGAAATTTTACCTTTTATCATTGAATAAAAGTTTACGCTATAACATATActtattgataatttttttgttttatctatttttcccataagataaattttttcaccTTTTTTCAAGTTTGTAAATCCACATAATTCATGATTTGAAGctgtataaatataatttgaaaGCTTGATATTTCTTggctttttataaattttcaaatgcTTTACATAATACTTAATTCCACGCATACTTTGTTTTAAAGGTTTACCATAACAATCTTTAAGACGAGTAACACCTTTTATTTGAACATGagaaactaaaaaaataattaaaacttttttaatataacttaCTAAAATCCGTGTAACACATTGAATCTTTTGGTCTCTCATATCGACATGAACAGTTATATGCTATTTGAAAAAGAgttgaaataaaaagtaacaataaaatgattttattcattatagttaatttaagataattctgttttattttttttatatactattatttatCTGTACATATTTAcctttttttactaaattttattaaaaaatattagtttatttagtgaataaaaatagatgtataattaaaagaaaatattttttatgtaacaaaaatataaaatcaacaatgttaatttataaactaaatattaatttttttattaatagaattttttttataaactaataacttgcaaaaaataaaagttatgttttatttatatattattacaacAACCTAATAAcaaagttaaaattatttttaaaaagatatactCAATACAtacttatttaaataacatcTACATCACTTGTTTTTGAGCTAAAAAGTATTGTTGCTTTTTCTAAATTAGAATTATCGTCTTGAAGGTGCTTCATCCATGCCATAGCAGATTCTCTACTATTATCTTCAAGAACAGCTAAAGCTAAAATAACTTTTCCTCCTTGttgatgaatattttttgtctttttaaattctttttcaataCCATAAACAATATCAtctaaattataataagaaTCATTATCAAGAAGTGTTGATTCATTTTCTCTATATTCTGGATCAACACATGataaaacaactttttattttatgatctGATAGATAAACTAATGAAGGTTCATCAATATTCAATGTTAATCCATTGTCTGAATGAGCTTGAACTAAATTAAATAGAAGTCATTTTTGAAGAGGGCTTTGAGCACTAACAATAAATGATACTTTGCCATTTTTATCTACAGATTGAGCATCTGAAATTTTTGTTCCTGCATCACGAGACATCATTTTTAATGCTAACTCTGCCAATTCCATTGCATTTAATTTCTTATTATCTATTTCTCGtttatctaaatatttattagtatGCCTAATTTTTGGCATCCAATATAACATtctcttaattttttttgtagcaAAATTCCATTGACCAAAAGTTAAAGCAACTATTTCATGAACATCTTTACCAGGTTGAACacctatttaaaaaaaaaatatataatttttattatcaaaataatatttttttttaatttaccatTCTATTTCAACAAGATCTTAGTGTAAATTGAACTCTTTCATATGTTTCAAAGTTGTTGATATAAATTCTACACTACCACGaagatttaaattatttttattttcacaaAAATTTGCAATTATTACAgcaatataaaagaattttatgtGTATATTAACATATGAGGAAAATATGGTTAactgaatatttttaaaagaagaatGCTGAAGAATTTCAATTAGCTAAATACCATTTCATTGTAaattgaaattaatttttgaattttataaatataaacaaaaagttatgcttttttaaaaatatttatatttaaaaatttttatatcaaaatttctTCTGTAATCAATGAACTTATCATATCATAAATCATTACATAATAAGTACAACatcaatttcatttaatttaataaaatatatttataataatttatattattgaatTTATATCACAATTAAACATAGAAAACTTAtgtattttaacaatattatttttatttatataaactatagtatataaaaataaacttgagaaaaacaaaattaataaaatgttgaaatattttaattaatataaaaagcttaaaatttaacaaaatttaatctatttttattaattttttaataaatttctaaatctttttaaaataggaattattactttaaaaaaattttattataattagatgttttaatacaaatcaattaataatactatcgtttgtatatataaatttcacttgagatataataaaaaatggaaaatgataaagaacAATAAAAtgcaaaatattataaatgtagataaataaaaatttagaaattatttCTGATGTAAATCATACCTCAAAGTTTTGAAAAAAGCCAATGTATTTTGTCCAAttgctttttaaaataaaattcttaattttttatttctgtacttaaaaacttttttaaaatattttttatcatatcttGAGATTTAAAATACTTATGAAAATGAGACTAAGCTTAATTGAATTCTtgcaaaaattaaattgataatcaattattaaattttaattatttggTGCATAAATGAAGTcgaatttttctaaaattatccTCCATTTTTGTCTCTAATTTTAACTCATCACAACTCCTCaagttttacttttaatatagccttgattatttttaaaattttttgattttccAATAGCTATCAGTAGAGTATAGTTTCATTTTGAAATTCCGAAAAAAGCTTTTTTTTAGTACTCATGCTGAAGACCAAGTTGGTGATATTTAGACCAATTATGAATTTTGGTAAATTTTgtagatttttttatagaaacaTCTTTTTCTAGGCcaaatattaaagataaatttagtGAAATTATTTCCATAATAATCTTATAAGTTTTAgataagatatttaaaagtcATGAACAAtgtatatttagaaaaaatttccgcctttcACTGTATCTCGTTTCAAAATTCagatattaacaaaaaaatttttggaaTCAACTACTATTCAATTTTCATTTAGGGTCTAcgttcaaaaaatttttatatctccaACAGTTgctaagatataaaaaatgatgacaaagGAATTGGGCGCGCAAAAACACCAGACAATGTATCTCAAGAACGATagaaatttagaaaatattttcaacgtAGACTATAGCTCAAATGTTCTTAGAAGTCTAGCGCATCTAGTTTCATGCTTCTAAGAGCTCATTTACTTAAGTTATGAGTTTCATActtgaaactttttaaaaatgcatTTTTCACTATATCTTAAAATCAAGAAGAGATACAAGGATGAGACTAGGTTTAATCGACTTCCCGCAAAAATCTGATCTAGAATagtttgtttaattttaatattttcaattatatca
This Strongyloides ratti genome assembly S_ratti_ED321, chromosome : 2 DNA region includes the following protein-coding sequences:
- a CDS encoding Netrin domain and Proteinase inhibitor I35, tissue inhibitor of metalloproteinase family and Tissue inhibitor of metalloproteinases-like, OB-fold domain-containing protein translates to MNKTIFLFLFISTLFQTIHNCKCRYEKTKDSMCKADFISYVHVKGVTRLKDSFGKPLAQSTRGIRYYVDHLKIYKKPRGMRLSHHIYTASTSASCGISDLKKGYKIYLMGQIDKSKKLSISICYSVNFNSMIKGKISQNDIKMLKKKSYEPCK
- a CDS encoding Netrin domain and Proteinase inhibitor I35, tissue inhibitor of metalloproteinase family and Tissue inhibitor of metalloproteinases-like, OB-fold domain-containing protein, producing the protein MNKIILLLLFISTLFQIAYNCSCRYERPKDSMCYTDFISHVQIKGVTRLKDCYGKPLKQSMRGIKYYVKHLKIYKKPRNIKLSNYIYTASNHELCGFTNLKKGEKIYLMGKIDKTKKLSISICYSVNFYSMIKGKISEKDLQMLEKKSYEPCK
- a CDS encoding Evolutionarily conserved signaling intermediate in Toll pathway, mitochondrial → MHLEKVSSVQPGKDVHEIVALTFGQWNFATKKIKRMLYWMPKIRHTNKYLDKREIDNKKLNAMELAELALKMMSRDAGTKISDAQSVDKNGKVSFIVIVLSCVDPEYRENESTLLDNDSYYNLDDIVYGIEKEFKKTKNIHQQGGKVILALAVLEDNSRESAMAWMKHLQDDNSNLEKATILFSSKTSDVDVI